One genomic window of Etheostoma spectabile isolate EspeVRDwgs_2016 chromosome 5, UIUC_Espe_1.0, whole genome shotgun sequence includes the following:
- the LOC116689080 gene encoding T-cell-specific surface glycoprotein CD28 → MRAGVLWMVMVCLSDGKVPQCSVGPTVTVSKLSKVSVSCPSAMASSEFKYQLFFNGSCIGQIRLELDHAEPLFSGQFKVTANNSGEYVCMTELIYPPPRRKYCHITEVMVAETQSFAVNDPVLVANQSSPAVASGCSPSIPEAVMWVGCGVLFLYGLSITCITIAIWRKMKRDEEDTNVYVNIRPGEVRKPCKV, encoded by the exons ATGAGAGCAGGGGTCTTGTGGATGGTGATGGTGTGTTTGAGTGATGGAAAGGTCCCACAATGCTCAG ttGGGCCGACCGTCACGGTGTCAAAACTCAGTAAAGTATCCGTGTCCTGTCCATCTGCCATGGCCAGCTCAGAGTTCAAGTATCAGCTCTTCTTCAATGGCAGCTGCATCGGCCAAATACGTCTtgag TTGGACCATGCAGAACCTTTGTTCTCTGGTCAGTTTAAAGTCACAGCCAACAACAGCGGAGAGTACGTCTGCATGACGGAGCTGATTTACCCTCCACCACGCAGAAAGTACTGTCACATCACCGAAGTCATGGTGGCAG AAACGCAGTCTTTTGCAGTCAACGACCCAGTCCTGGTAGCCAATCAGAGCTCTCCAGCTGTGGCGTCAGGCTGCTCTCCGTCCATCCCAGAGGCGGTGATGTGGGTGGGATGTGGTGTTTTATTTCTCTACGGCCTGTCAATCACCTGCATTACCATTGCTATCTGG aggaagatgaagagagatgaagaggaTACAAACGTGTACGTTAACATCCGACCCGGAGAGGTCAGGAAACCCTGCAAAGTTTAA